CTTTAAATAAGCTTATTTAAGAGGGTCAACCACACGTAGGGTTAACCTCTAAATTTAAAACTTAACCAGAGCCGAGCCCCAAGTAAACCCACCACCAAATGCTTCAAGTAGTAAAGTTTGACCTCGTTGAATTCGGCCATCACGTACCGCTTCATCTAACGCTGTAGGAACAGTCGCAGCTGAAGTGTTACCGTGGCGGTCTAGAGTTACAACAACTTGATCCATCGACATTGATAGTTTCTTTGCTGTCGCTTTAATAATTCGTAAGTTAGCTTGATGAGGAACCAACCAATCAAGTTCAGATTTATCCATCTGATTTTCTTGAAGTGTTTCTTTAACCAAGTTAGACAGTTGAGTTACTGCTACTTTAAATACTTCATTACCAGCCATATATAGCCACTTGTCTGCTTCTTCATTCTTACGAGAAGGAACAGGTAATGAAAGTAATTCACCAAACTTACCATCAGCATGTAAATGTGTTGAGATAATGCCAGGCTCTTCACTTTGTCCTAAGACAACAGCGCCTGCACCATCACCAAATAAAATGATAGTTGAGCGGTCTTCTGGATCACAAGTATGAGAAACAGCATCAGAACCAATAACAAGTACGTTCTTTGCCATGCCTGTTTTAATGTGTTGGTCTGCAACACTTAATGCATAAACAAAACCTGAACATGCTGCTGATAAATCAAATGCAGGACAGCCTTGAATACCTAATAAACCTTGAACTTCACACGCTGCAGATGGAAATGAGTACGTAGGTGTACTTGTTGCCAAAATAATAAGATCAATATCGTTCTTATCAATACCAGCCATTTCAATTGCATTTACAGAAGCAAGGTGAGCCATTGTAGCTACCGATTCATCTTCACCAGCAATGCGACGTTCACTAATACCAGTTCGAGCTAAGATCCACTCATCACTAGTATCGACCATTTTTTCTAAATC
The Aliivibrio fischeri ATCC 7744 = JCM 18803 = DSM 507 DNA segment above includes these coding regions:
- a CDS encoding beta-ketoacyl-ACP synthase III; this encodes MYSKILGTGSYLPAQIRSNADLEKMVDTSDEWILARTGISERRIAGEDESVATMAHLASVNAIEMAGIDKNDIDLIILATSTPTYSFPSAACEVQGLLGIQGCPAFDLSAACSGFVYALSVADQHIKTGMAKNVLVIGSDAVSHTCDPEDRSTIILFGDGAGAVVLGQSEEPGIISTHLHADGKFGELLSLPVPSRKNEEADKWLYMAGNEVFKVAVTQLSNLVKETLQENQMDKSELDWLVPHQANLRIIKATAKKLSMSMDQVVVTLDRHGNTSAATVPTALDEAVRDGRIQRGQTLLLEAFGGGFTWGSALVKF